From Pseudarthrobacter equi, a single genomic window includes:
- a CDS encoding rhodanese-like domain-containing protein: MSYAGDLTPQEAWAKLEQGAILVDVRTEGEWAHIGIPDTKATDNDPLFIQWTFPGGIPNPEFITDLEQQGPENRGTELLFLCRSGQRSIAAATAATRAGFISYNVLEGFEGEPDRYGERTVNGWKNRGLPTNLGKN, translated from the coding sequence ATGAGCTACGCAGGAGACCTGACACCCCAGGAGGCCTGGGCCAAACTGGAGCAGGGCGCCATCCTGGTGGATGTCCGCACTGAGGGCGAATGGGCGCACATTGGCATCCCGGACACCAAGGCCACGGACAACGATCCTCTGTTCATCCAGTGGACGTTTCCGGGCGGCATTCCCAACCCGGAATTCATAACCGACCTTGAGCAGCAGGGCCCGGAGAACCGCGGCACCGAGCTGCTGTTCCTGTGCCGCTCCGGGCAGCGCTCCATTGCGGCGGCTACGGCGGCAACCCGGGCGGGCTTCATCTCCTACAACGTCCTGGAAGGCTTCGAAGGCGAACCGGACCGTTACGGCGAACGCACCGTCAACGGCTGGAAGAACCGCGGCCTGCCCACCAACCTCGGAAAGAACTAA
- a CDS encoding DUF1737 domain-containing protein: MSDAPVPEEKLSYRLISGPDDRAFCERISAALAEGYVLHGSPAVTFNGSSVIVAQAVVLPAAIASADAAVATAVDHLESATEEPEFDGEGHA, from the coding sequence ATGTCTGACGCACCTGTCCCTGAAGAGAAATTGTCCTACCGCCTGATCAGCGGCCCGGACGACCGCGCCTTTTGCGAGCGGATCTCGGCTGCCCTGGCGGAAGGGTACGTGCTGCACGGCAGCCCGGCAGTGACCTTCAACGGCAGCAGCGTCATCGTGGCCCAGGCCGTGGTGCTCCCGGCAGCCATCGCCTCCGCGGACGCCGCCGTCGCCACCGCTGTGGACCACCTGGAATCCGCCACTGAAGAACCCGAATTCGACGGCGAGGGCCACGCATGA
- a CDS encoding ABC transporter ATP-binding protein has product MPAPSHAAAPQTVRPATVTARGWGWRHAGRTTPAVHALDLDISPGERVLLLGPSGAGKSTLLHALAGVLGDADDDGEAGESDETGSLLVDGGSPRGQRGRAGLMQQDPETQVVLSRVGDDVAFGAENLAVPRDAIWPRVHEALADVGLSHLPLDHPTSALSGGQKQRLALAGILAMRPGLILLDEPTANLDPAGVLEVRDAVARCLDKTGATLVVVEHRVSVWKDLVDRIVVLQPGSGANPAVLLDGPPDRVLAEARTMLTAAGVWVPGYVPSTRARAAEQAYGTGSLLLAAEDLAVSRQRPRRKGFRKVPPVPVQEGIIAQVRAGQALAVTGPNGAGKSTFALTLAGLLNPVSGTVSATTDLSRGAGITPYQWKAEQLIERIGTVFQEPEHQFVTGKVLDELVFGPRHLGHGEDKVDELLERLRLTHLVDANPYTLSGGEKRRLSVATVLAASPQVLVLDEPTFGQDANTWAELASFLSELLDAGTAVVFVTHDAEFTAALGGTELKLAAAEAVAP; this is encoded by the coding sequence ATGCCGGCACCTTCCCACGCGGCCGCACCCCAAACGGTGCGGCCGGCCACGGTCACCGCCCGCGGCTGGGGCTGGCGGCACGCGGGCCGCACCACACCGGCCGTCCATGCCCTCGACCTCGACATCAGCCCGGGTGAGCGGGTACTCCTGCTTGGCCCGTCCGGGGCAGGCAAGTCGACGCTCCTCCATGCGCTCGCCGGGGTGCTGGGCGATGCGGACGACGACGGCGAGGCAGGCGAGTCGGACGAGACCGGTTCGTTGCTGGTTGACGGCGGTTCGCCCCGCGGCCAGCGGGGCCGCGCGGGCCTCATGCAGCAGGATCCCGAGACCCAGGTGGTCCTCTCCCGGGTAGGCGACGACGTCGCCTTCGGCGCCGAAAACCTCGCCGTGCCCCGCGACGCCATCTGGCCGCGCGTGCACGAGGCGCTGGCCGACGTCGGGCTGTCCCACCTGCCGCTGGACCACCCGACGTCGGCTCTGTCCGGCGGGCAGAAACAGCGGCTGGCGCTTGCAGGCATCCTCGCGATGCGGCCCGGGCTGATCCTGCTCGATGAACCCACCGCCAACCTGGACCCGGCCGGTGTCCTCGAAGTCCGGGACGCCGTGGCCCGCTGCCTGGACAAGACCGGCGCCACGCTGGTGGTGGTGGAGCACCGGGTGTCCGTGTGGAAGGACCTCGTGGACAGGATCGTGGTGCTGCAGCCCGGCAGCGGCGCCAACCCCGCGGTGCTCCTGGACGGCCCGCCGGACCGGGTGCTGGCCGAAGCGCGGACCATGCTGACGGCCGCCGGTGTCTGGGTGCCCGGATACGTTCCGTCCACCCGCGCGCGGGCCGCGGAACAGGCCTACGGAACCGGAAGCCTCCTGCTGGCCGCCGAAGACCTGGCCGTCTCCCGGCAACGCCCGCGCCGAAAAGGCTTCCGCAAAGTTCCGCCGGTGCCGGTGCAGGAAGGCATCATTGCCCAGGTCCGCGCCGGGCAGGCGCTCGCTGTCACTGGACCCAACGGCGCAGGGAAATCAACCTTCGCGCTGACCCTTGCCGGACTCCTCAACCCGGTCAGCGGGACGGTATCCGCCACGACGGACCTCAGCCGCGGCGCCGGAATCACCCCGTATCAGTGGAAGGCGGAACAGCTGATCGAGCGGATCGGCACGGTCTTCCAGGAACCCGAGCACCAGTTCGTCACCGGCAAGGTCCTGGACGAACTGGTCTTCGGGCCCCGGCACCTGGGGCACGGTGAAGACAAGGTGGATGAGCTGCTGGAACGGTTGCGGCTTACCCACCTGGTGGACGCCAACCCGTATACCCTGTCCGGCGGCGAGAAGCGGCGGCTTTCCGTGGCCACGGTCCTGGCGGCCAGCCCTCAGGTACTGGTCCTGGATGAGCCCACATTCGGCCAGGATGCCAATACCTGGGCCGAGCTGGCATCGTTCCTCTCCGAACTCCTGGACGCCGGAACGGCGGTAGTGTTCGTGACCCATGACGCCGAGTTCACCGCGGCCCTTGGTGGCACGGAACTCAAACTTGCGGCGGCGGAAGCGGTGGCGCCATGA
- a CDS encoding O-succinylhomoserine sulfhydrylase, protein MTFNEDAAGWSPDTQAVRGGLDRTNFQETSEAIFLNSGFVYESAAAAERAFTGEDERFVYSRYGNPSVATFQERLRLLEGTEACFATASGMSAVFTALGALLAAGDRVVAARSLFGSCFVILNEILPRWGVETVFVDGPDLDQWRSALSEPTTAVFFESPSNPMQEIVDIAAVSELAHAAGATVVVDNVFATPLLQRCGQLGADVIVYSGTKHIDGQGRVLGGAILGTKEFIDGPVKQLMRHTGPALSAFNAWVLAKGLETMGLRVSHSSATALRLAEWLEQQPAVSWVKYPLLKSHPQYGLAAKQMKAGGTVLTLELAPSGGRTGKEAAFALLDALRVIDISNNLGDSKSLITHPATTTHRAMGPEGRAAIGLTDGVVRLSVGLEDAEDLIGDLEQALKQI, encoded by the coding sequence GTGACCTTCAACGAAGATGCCGCCGGCTGGAGCCCTGACACCCAGGCCGTCCGCGGGGGGCTGGACCGCACCAACTTCCAGGAAACGTCCGAGGCGATTTTCCTCAACTCCGGGTTCGTGTACGAGTCCGCCGCCGCTGCCGAACGCGCCTTCACCGGCGAAGACGAACGCTTCGTCTACTCCCGCTACGGCAACCCCTCGGTGGCCACGTTCCAGGAACGCCTCCGCCTGCTGGAGGGCACCGAGGCATGCTTTGCGACGGCGTCCGGCATGTCCGCCGTCTTCACGGCCCTCGGCGCGCTGCTGGCTGCCGGGGACCGGGTGGTGGCTGCCCGCTCGCTGTTCGGCTCCTGCTTCGTGATCCTCAACGAAATCCTGCCGCGGTGGGGCGTGGAGACCGTGTTCGTCGACGGCCCTGACCTGGACCAGTGGCGGTCCGCCCTGTCCGAGCCCACCACCGCTGTCTTCTTCGAGTCTCCTTCCAATCCCATGCAGGAAATCGTGGACATCGCGGCGGTCAGCGAACTTGCGCACGCGGCGGGTGCCACGGTGGTGGTGGACAACGTCTTCGCCACTCCGCTGCTGCAGCGCTGCGGCCAGCTGGGGGCGGACGTGATTGTGTACTCCGGCACCAAACACATCGATGGCCAGGGCCGGGTGCTGGGCGGGGCCATCCTGGGTACCAAGGAATTCATTGACGGTCCCGTGAAGCAACTGATGCGCCATACCGGGCCCGCCCTGTCCGCGTTCAACGCCTGGGTGCTCGCCAAGGGCCTGGAGACCATGGGACTGCGCGTCAGCCACTCCTCGGCCACGGCGCTGCGGCTCGCGGAATGGTTGGAGCAGCAGCCCGCCGTCAGCTGGGTGAAGTACCCGCTCCTGAAGTCCCACCCGCAGTACGGGCTCGCGGCCAAGCAGATGAAGGCCGGCGGCACGGTGCTGACGCTCGAACTGGCACCGTCCGGCGGCCGCACGGGCAAGGAGGCCGCGTTCGCACTGCTGGACGCGCTGCGGGTCATCGACATCTCCAACAACCTGGGCGACTCCAAGTCCCTCATCACCCACCCGGCCACCACCACGCACCGGGCCATGGGCCCGGAGGGCAGGGCCGCGATCGGCCTGACCGACGGCGTGGTGCGCCTGTCCGTTGGGCTGGAGGACGCCGAAGACCTCATCGGAGACCTGGAACAGGCCCTCAAGCAGATCTAG
- a CDS encoding UDP-N-acetylglucosamine 1-carboxyvinyltransferase, giving the protein MTQETAEHVAVMLRNARSEKGWTQGQLAAELGTSQSAVARMEQGKQNLSLKMIQRLETIFDRSIVNVGKPQMTHLRVEGGRTLSGSVDVNSSKNAGVALLCASLINRGTTVLRRLARIEEVNRIVEVLTSIGVECTWLNATDLRLRRPAVLDLDSMDVEAARRTRSVIMLLGPLLDESAEYRLPYAGGCDLGTRTVEPHMQALRQFGLSVEATAGFYAVQAPSADSRDRSFVLTERGDTVTENAIMAATHREGTTVIRNASPNYMVQDLCFYLQMLGVTIEGVGTTTLRITGKPVINADIEYFPSEDPIEAMSLITAGIVTNSEVTVRRVPIEFMEIELATLGQMGQQLEISGEYVARNGRTRLVDVTTKPSELKAPEDKIHPMPFPGLNIDNLPFFAVIAANATGQTMIHDWVYENRAIYLTELNRLGAQVQLLDPHRIYINGPTKWRAAEVGCPPALRPAACLLLAMLAARGVSELRNIYVIERGYEDLAERLNTIGARIEYFQG; this is encoded by the coding sequence ATGACCCAGGAAACCGCTGAACACGTAGCCGTCATGCTCAGGAACGCCCGGAGCGAGAAGGGCTGGACCCAGGGCCAGCTGGCCGCCGAGCTGGGAACCAGCCAGAGTGCGGTGGCCCGGATGGAGCAGGGCAAACAGAACCTGAGCCTGAAAATGATCCAGCGCCTCGAGACCATCTTCGACCGGAGCATCGTCAACGTGGGTAAACCGCAGATGACCCACCTACGGGTGGAGGGCGGGCGCACACTGTCCGGCTCGGTTGACGTGAACAGCAGCAAGAACGCCGGCGTTGCGCTGCTGTGCGCCAGCCTCATCAACCGCGGCACCACGGTCTTGCGCCGCCTGGCCCGGATTGAAGAGGTTAACCGCATCGTGGAGGTGCTCACCAGCATCGGCGTGGAATGCACCTGGCTCAACGCCACCGACCTCCGCCTGCGCCGGCCGGCCGTCCTGGACCTCGACTCGATGGACGTGGAGGCTGCCCGCCGCACCCGCAGCGTCATCATGCTGCTGGGTCCCCTGCTGGACGAGTCCGCCGAGTACAGGCTTCCCTACGCCGGAGGCTGCGACCTCGGTACCCGCACCGTTGAGCCGCACATGCAGGCCCTGCGCCAGTTTGGACTGTCCGTGGAAGCCACGGCCGGTTTCTACGCTGTCCAGGCGCCGTCGGCTGATTCACGGGACCGCTCCTTCGTCCTCACCGAGCGCGGCGATACCGTTACGGAAAACGCCATCATGGCGGCCACCCACCGTGAGGGCACCACGGTCATCCGGAACGCCAGCCCCAACTACATGGTGCAGGACCTCTGCTTCTACCTGCAGATGCTGGGCGTCACCATCGAAGGCGTGGGCACCACCACCCTGAGGATCACCGGCAAGCCCGTCATCAACGCCGACATCGAGTACTTCCCGTCCGAGGACCCCATCGAGGCCATGAGCCTGATCACCGCGGGCATCGTGACGAACTCCGAGGTCACGGTCCGCCGGGTGCCCATCGAGTTCATGGAGATCGAACTGGCAACGCTGGGGCAGATGGGCCAGCAGCTGGAAATCTCCGGCGAATACGTGGCACGGAACGGCCGGACCCGGCTGGTGGACGTGACCACCAAGCCCTCGGAGCTGAAGGCGCCGGAGGATAAGATCCACCCCATGCCGTTCCCTGGCCTCAACATCGACAACCTGCCGTTTTTCGCCGTCATCGCCGCCAACGCCACCGGCCAGACGATGATCCACGACTGGGTGTACGAGAACCGCGCCATCTACCTGACGGAGCTGAACCGGCTCGGCGCTCAGGTCCAGCTCCTCGATCCCCACCGGATCTACATCAACGGCCCCACCAAATGGCGCGCTGCCGAAGTGGGCTGCCCGCCGGCGCTGCGCCCGGCCGCCTGCCTGCTGCTGGCCATGCTGGCGGCACGCGGCGTGTCCGAGCTCCGCAACATCTACGTGATCGAGCGCGGGTACGAGGACCTGGCAGAGCGGCTCAACACCATCGGCGCCAGGATTGAGTACTTCCAGGGCTGA
- the opgC gene encoding OpgC domain-containing protein, with protein sequence MSMRTSARRRTKPSVQSFRAGASRVWTFLAVVLLAACAVVLPAGAASAADLNPDEGKPLLGAVLEWGEDSAAGFAERLGASPAAYGHDLALPYRPSEQNNLRGFLEQASLQGSHAMFTVKPTVPLDQIDDAAAASFAAEVRRLTSGFTGQVLIRFAPDMNASWVEWGQQPGAYRDAFRAVSAAFKKSDGGPLMVWEPYLGKDYPFARSRNAAAPGSGGFALLDTNGDGTWDGADSAYGPYYPGDDAVDWVGLTAFHDDTAGGAAVNTVPRAGELREMLTASGGENFYRDYSAGRGKPFVLQTAAFYSPSSGGASEVDVKAGWFDQVVGAATSAEFQKTALVVWDERTSTRDTGVASISWLLTGNSAVAEAAHARLKDSSMVTGPVTEVGTGGSYVRANTLTGAAAWTVGAALILLLVALWQVPRRVNAATAWGYADPSKRDSRVDLLRGMAIVFVVVNHLGMTSLFQLLTQEAVGFVSGAELFVLFSGLVVGMVYGPRVREDFGTVLDLTSRRAGKLYLTALVVLIGVFLVSLLPIFRTEALTTFVDQGTGGAGHQGAGRTYDLYAGMESLFQFPVPPQILPAVLLLQFGPWQFNVMGLYVVLLLVSPLILAALSRGKAVWVLAATLGLYAVGSITRFRLLPSQFEDSFPLLVWQVLFVIGLVAGYHRRTIVAWLSARTWLVVACTAVALLFAFLSWGNPYLANGFDVRLALIPDTTYRAMYDALFARTYLAPGRLLNVLILVVAAYALLTAYWKPIEWVLGWFLIPLGRATLYVFIMHVVLIAVVANIPPLQQENVLLNTAAYAVVLGLLWAMVRTKFLFRIIPT encoded by the coding sequence ATGAGCATGCGTACATCCGCGCGACGACGCACCAAACCTTCGGTCCAATCGTTCCGCGCGGGCGCGTCGAGGGTGTGGACATTCCTTGCCGTTGTGCTTCTGGCAGCGTGTGCCGTGGTGCTGCCCGCAGGCGCCGCCAGCGCCGCCGACCTTAACCCGGACGAGGGAAAACCCCTGCTGGGCGCGGTGCTGGAGTGGGGTGAAGATTCCGCTGCCGGTTTCGCCGAACGGCTTGGAGCATCTCCCGCCGCCTACGGCCACGACCTCGCCCTGCCGTACCGCCCCTCGGAGCAGAACAACCTCCGGGGCTTCCTGGAGCAGGCGTCACTCCAGGGTTCGCATGCGATGTTCACTGTGAAGCCCACTGTGCCGCTCGACCAGATTGATGACGCTGCCGCAGCGTCCTTTGCCGCGGAAGTGCGGCGGCTGACATCGGGTTTCACCGGGCAGGTGCTGATCCGTTTTGCCCCGGATATGAATGCCAGCTGGGTGGAATGGGGCCAGCAACCCGGCGCGTACCGGGACGCCTTCCGTGCGGTGTCCGCGGCGTTCAAGAAGTCCGACGGCGGTCCGCTGATGGTGTGGGAGCCGTACCTTGGCAAGGACTATCCCTTCGCCCGGAGCCGGAACGCGGCAGCACCCGGCAGCGGGGGTTTCGCATTGCTCGACACCAACGGTGACGGAACCTGGGACGGGGCGGACAGCGCCTACGGACCGTACTACCCCGGCGACGACGCCGTGGACTGGGTGGGCCTGACCGCCTTCCACGACGATACGGCCGGCGGGGCGGCGGTGAACACGGTACCCAGGGCGGGCGAGCTGCGGGAGATGCTCACAGCCTCCGGCGGGGAAAACTTCTACAGGGACTATTCAGCCGGGCGCGGCAAGCCGTTCGTGCTGCAGACCGCCGCGTTCTACAGCCCGTCCTCCGGAGGCGCCTCCGAAGTGGACGTCAAGGCCGGCTGGTTCGACCAGGTGGTGGGGGCCGCCACGTCCGCCGAGTTCCAGAAGACTGCGCTGGTGGTGTGGGACGAACGGACCAGCACCCGGGACACTGGAGTGGCGAGCATCAGTTGGCTGCTGACCGGCAACTCTGCCGTGGCCGAGGCTGCCCACGCGCGGCTGAAGGATTCGTCAATGGTCACCGGACCCGTCACGGAAGTAGGCACAGGCGGCAGCTATGTCCGGGCCAACACCCTGACGGGCGCCGCAGCCTGGACAGTGGGCGCGGCGCTGATCCTCCTGCTGGTGGCACTGTGGCAGGTTCCCCGCAGGGTGAACGCCGCTACCGCCTGGGGCTACGCCGACCCCTCCAAGCGGGATTCCCGGGTGGACCTGCTCCGCGGCATGGCCATCGTCTTCGTGGTGGTCAACCACTTGGGCATGACATCGCTGTTCCAGCTGCTGACCCAGGAGGCAGTTGGCTTCGTCAGCGGCGCAGAACTGTTCGTGCTGTTCTCCGGGCTGGTGGTGGGCATGGTCTACGGCCCCCGGGTGCGCGAGGACTTCGGCACCGTGCTGGACCTGACGTCCCGCCGCGCCGGCAAGCTGTACCTGACGGCGCTGGTGGTCCTGATCGGCGTCTTCCTGGTTTCGCTCCTCCCCATTTTCCGGACCGAGGCGCTCACCACTTTCGTGGACCAGGGGACCGGCGGGGCCGGCCACCAGGGCGCCGGCCGCACCTACGACCTGTATGCGGGGATGGAATCCCTCTTCCAGTTCCCGGTGCCGCCACAGATTCTTCCTGCCGTCCTCCTGCTGCAGTTCGGGCCGTGGCAGTTCAACGTCATGGGCCTGTACGTGGTGCTGCTGCTGGTCAGCCCGCTGATCCTCGCAGCGCTCAGCCGCGGCAAGGCCGTCTGGGTGCTGGCCGCAACGCTGGGGCTCTACGCGGTCGGCTCCATCACCCGCTTCCGGCTCCTGCCGTCGCAGTTCGAGGATTCGTTCCCGCTGCTTGTCTGGCAGGTGCTGTTCGTTATCGGGCTCGTGGCGGGCTACCACCGGCGGACCATCGTGGCGTGGCTGTCTGCGAGGACGTGGCTGGTAGTGGCTTGCACCGCCGTCGCGCTGCTGTTCGCGTTCCTGTCCTGGGGCAACCCCTACCTGGCCAACGGCTTCGACGTCCGCCTGGCCCTTATTCCGGACACGACGTACCGGGCCATGTACGACGCACTGTTCGCCCGCACCTACCTGGCTCCGGGCCGGCTGCTCAACGTACTGATCCTGGTGGTGGCCGCCTACGCGCTGCTGACGGCGTACTGGAAACCCATCGAGTGGGTGCTGGGCTGGTTCCTGATCCCCCTGGGGCGCGCCACGCTCTACGTGTTCATCATGCATGTGGTGCTGATCGCCGTGGTGGCCAATATTCCCCCACTGCAGCAGGAGAACGTGCTGCTCAACACCGCAGCCTACGCCGTGGTCCTCGGGCTCCTGTGGGCGATGGTCCGGACGAAGTTCCTCTTCAGGATCATTCCCACCTAG
- a CDS encoding glutamate--cysteine ligase 2 encodes MRTFGVEEELLIVDPESGEPLALADALLSGRHVAADDLPQLPQAPAAKDKADDDGMGLSAELKLEQIETQTRPCLDYGTLLDQIRAGRSLADQAAQKNHARVAALATSPLGSTSHTTPDPRYAKMLERFGLTAQEQLTCGFHVHTYIESPDEGVAVLDRIRDKLAVLTALSANSPFWNGLPTGFESYRTQAWNRWPTSGPAAVYGTYPAYRRVVTRLLDSGVMLDEGMLYFDARLSRNHPTVEVRVADVCLRADDAALIACLVRALVESASREWRDGVDPAPVPTVLLRMASWQASNSGLTGELLDFGNFRPARAADVVRSLVDYLAPVLDEQGELTLARQSVEDIIARGTGSAEQRQVREKALAGQPEDFGFGAVVKHAVRVTMRDALDPSEVDTVPELLRVRQS; translated from the coding sequence ATGCGTACCTTCGGCGTTGAGGAAGAGCTTCTGATTGTTGATCCGGAGTCCGGCGAACCGCTCGCCCTTGCTGACGCGCTCCTGTCCGGGCGGCACGTGGCGGCAGATGATTTGCCGCAGCTTCCGCAGGCACCGGCCGCCAAAGACAAAGCGGACGACGACGGCATGGGCCTGAGTGCCGAGCTGAAACTTGAGCAGATTGAGACGCAGACCCGGCCGTGCCTGGACTACGGAACGCTGCTGGACCAGATCCGTGCCGGGCGGTCCCTCGCCGACCAGGCGGCGCAGAAGAACCATGCCCGGGTTGCGGCGCTGGCAACCTCACCGCTGGGATCCACCAGCCACACCACCCCCGATCCCCGGTACGCCAAGATGCTGGAGCGTTTCGGGCTCACCGCGCAGGAGCAGCTGACCTGTGGCTTCCACGTCCACACGTACATCGAGTCGCCGGATGAGGGCGTGGCGGTGCTGGACCGGATCAGGGACAAGCTGGCGGTACTGACGGCACTCAGTGCCAACTCTCCGTTCTGGAACGGGCTGCCCACAGGCTTCGAAAGCTACCGGACCCAGGCCTGGAACCGGTGGCCCACCTCCGGACCAGCGGCCGTCTACGGTACCTACCCTGCGTACCGCAGGGTGGTCACGCGGCTCCTGGACAGCGGCGTGATGCTGGACGAAGGCATGTTGTATTTTGACGCGCGGCTCTCGCGGAACCACCCCACGGTTGAGGTCCGGGTAGCGGACGTCTGCCTGCGCGCCGACGACGCCGCACTGATCGCCTGCCTGGTGCGGGCGCTGGTGGAGTCGGCCAGCAGGGAGTGGCGCGACGGCGTGGACCCGGCTCCGGTCCCCACGGTCCTGCTGCGGATGGCATCATGGCAGGCCAGCAACTCCGGGCTCACGGGCGAGCTGCTGGACTTTGGCAACTTCCGTCCGGCACGCGCCGCCGATGTGGTCCGGTCGCTGGTGGATTACCTCGCCCCGGTGCTGGACGAACAGGGTGAGCTGACACTCGCCCGGCAAAGCGTGGAGGACATCATTGCCCGCGGCACGGGCTCGGCTGAGCAGCGCCAGGTGCGGGAAAAGGCACTGGCCGGCCAGCCCGAGGACTTCGGCTTCGGCGCAGTGGTGAAGCACGCGGTCAGGGTGACCATGCGCGACGCCCTGGATCCTTCGGAAGTGGACACCGTTCCCGAACTGCTGCGGGTGCGGCAGTCCTAG
- a CDS encoding energy-coupling factor transporter transmembrane component T family protein, whose protein sequence is MRQELNLRGNAALLARANPLSKLAAVVLITVVLALSIDWVSASVALFFELLLFPLAGLTLGLLWQRGWPLILAAAVGGWSTSILAPDSGRTLIDAGIWTMSEGSLETGVGFLLRGLAIALPAILLVSCTDPTDLADALAQKARLPHRFVLGTLAAMRLVGLMAEEWQTIGMARRARGVGSRGSVLQRVKATLGQSFGLLVQAIRRASRLAVTMEARGFGGGPRTWARESTYTLLDVWVPAGGLVMAGLAVTAAVSAGTWNMVWAGN, encoded by the coding sequence ATGAGGCAGGAACTGAACCTCCGCGGAAACGCTGCGCTCCTGGCCCGCGCCAACCCGCTGAGCAAGCTGGCCGCCGTCGTGCTCATCACGGTGGTCCTGGCGCTGTCCATCGACTGGGTGTCCGCGTCCGTGGCGCTGTTTTTCGAACTGCTGCTGTTTCCGCTTGCCGGGCTCACGCTGGGGCTGCTGTGGCAACGCGGCTGGCCTCTGATCCTCGCTGCCGCCGTGGGCGGGTGGAGCACCTCCATCCTGGCGCCGGACAGCGGCAGGACACTGATCGACGCCGGCATCTGGACCATGAGTGAGGGCTCGCTGGAGACCGGCGTGGGTTTCCTGCTGCGCGGCCTGGCCATCGCGTTGCCCGCAATACTCCTGGTGAGCTGCACGGACCCCACCGACCTCGCTGATGCGCTGGCGCAAAAGGCCCGGCTCCCGCACCGGTTCGTCCTGGGCACCCTGGCGGCGATGCGCCTCGTGGGGCTGATGGCCGAGGAATGGCAGACTATCGGCATGGCCCGGCGGGCCCGGGGAGTTGGCTCACGCGGCAGCGTGCTGCAGCGGGTGAAGGCCACCCTGGGGCAGAGCTTCGGGCTGCTGGTCCAGGCGATCAGGCGGGCGTCGCGGCTCGCGGTCACCATGGAAGCGCGCGGTTTCGGCGGCGGGCCACGCACGTGGGCCCGTGAATCCACCTACACGCTGTTGGATGTGTGGGTCCCGGCCGGCGGCCTGGTAATGGCCGGCCTGGCCGTCACGGCGGCGGTGTCAGCCGGCACCTGGAACATGGTGTGGGCCGGGAACTGA
- a CDS encoding glycoside hydrolase family 25 domain-containing protein, whose product MPRTRAHLPVFRLAWLLVAAVLFTCAGPAWADPTDSPAGPQGGGSSQSFLGNDVSWPQCNAELPGDQAFAIVGVNNGLANNTNPCLQEQLEWAESSSGAVASQPKAQLYINTANPGRAGSWWPVSDEYPTGSKVHNPYGSCKTGDYGTACAYMYGYAKAFDAAYVRGVTDPADYVWWLDVETENTWSSSKDANRTVLEGMTDFFHSIDAAGVGIYSTGQQWHRIVGNVSTSSNLYPLPSWLAGSRNAASAATACSKSPLTGGGKVVLTQFIHAGLDYNHACT is encoded by the coding sequence ATGCCCCGGACTCGAGCCCACCTGCCAGTGTTCAGGCTGGCATGGCTGCTGGTGGCAGCAGTACTTTTCACCTGCGCCGGGCCCGCGTGGGCTGATCCCACCGATTCCCCGGCAGGGCCGCAGGGGGGCGGCAGCAGCCAGTCCTTCCTCGGCAACGACGTTTCCTGGCCCCAATGCAACGCAGAACTGCCCGGAGACCAGGCGTTCGCCATAGTGGGCGTCAATAACGGTTTGGCCAACAACACCAACCCGTGCCTGCAGGAACAGCTCGAATGGGCCGAATCGTCATCCGGGGCAGTAGCCTCGCAGCCCAAGGCGCAGCTCTACATCAATACTGCCAATCCCGGGCGGGCCGGTTCCTGGTGGCCTGTCAGCGACGAATACCCCACCGGCTCGAAGGTGCACAACCCATACGGATCCTGCAAGACCGGGGACTACGGCACGGCCTGCGCCTACATGTACGGCTACGCCAAGGCCTTTGACGCCGCCTACGTCCGCGGAGTGACGGACCCTGCGGACTACGTCTGGTGGCTGGATGTGGAAACCGAAAACACCTGGTCCAGCAGCAAGGATGCCAACCGCACCGTCCTGGAAGGCATGACGGATTTCTTCCACAGCATCGACGCAGCAGGTGTGGGGATCTACTCCACCGGCCAGCAGTGGCACAGGATCGTGGGGAACGTCAGCACCTCCAGCAACCTCTACCCCTTGCCCAGCTGGCTGGCGGGATCCCGGAACGCAGCATCAGCGGCCACCGCATGTTCGAAGTCCCCGCTGACCGGCGGCGGGAAAGTTGTGCTGACGCAGTTCATCCACGCCGGACTGGATTACAACCACGCCTGCACCTAG